The Columba livia isolate bColLiv1 breed racing homer chromosome W, bColLiv1.pat.W.v2, whole genome shotgun sequence genome window below encodes:
- the LOC135577027 gene encoding alpha-N-acetylneuraminate alpha-2,8-sialyltransferase ST8SIA3, translating to MRSCKMVRVASVLGLVMLSIALLILSLISYVSLKKDNIFGAPRAAGPGGPRMYMFHAGFRSQFALKFLDPSFVPITNSLSHELQDKPSKWAFNRSAFAHQRQEILQHVDVIKNFSLTKNSVRIGQLMHYDYSSHKYVFSISNNFRSLLPDVSPILNKHYNICAVVGNSGILTGSQCGQEIDKSDFVFRCNFAPTEAFQKDVGRKTNLTTFNPSILEKYYNNLLTIQDRNNFFLSLKKLDGAILWIPAFFFHTSATVTRTLVDFFVEHRGQLKVQLAWPGNIMQYVNRYWKNKHLSPKRLSTGILMYTLASAICEEIHLYGFWPFGFDPNTREDLPYHYYDKKGTKFTTKWQESHQLPAEFQLLYRMHGEGLAKLTLSHCA from the exons TGATGCTCAGCATCGCGCTGCTCATCCTCTCCCTCATCAGCTACGTCTCGCTCAAGAAGGACAACATCTTCGgcgcgccccgcgccgccggcCCGGGGGGGCCCCGCATGTACATGTTCCACGCGGGATTCAG GTCGCAGTTCGCACTGAAGTTCCTAGACCCCTCATTCGTGCCCATCACGAACTCCCTGAGCCACGAGCTGCAGGACAAGCCCTCCAAGTGGGCCTTCAACCGCAGCGCCTTCGCACACCAGAG GCAAGAAATCCTGCAGCACGTCGACGTAATAAAAAACTTTTCTTTGACCAAGAACAGTGTTCGGATCGGACAGCTGATGCATTACGATTATTCCAGCCATAAGTATGTGTTCTCCATCAGCAATAACTTCAGATCGCTGCTTCCCGATGTGTCGCCCATCCTGAACAAGCATTACAACATCTGTGCCGTGGTGGGAAATAGTGGGATCCTGACCGGGAGTCAGTGCGGGCAAGAAATAGATAAATCCGATTTTGTTTTTCGCTGCAATTTTGCTCCAACTGAGGCTTTCCAGAAAGATGTTGGAAGGAAAACTAATCTGACGACCTTCAACCCCAGCATCCTGGAAAAGTACTACAACAATCTTTTGACCATTCAGGATCGCAACAACTTCTTTTTAAGCCTGAAAAAGCTGGATGGGGCCATTCTTTGGATCCcagcttttttcttccacacGTCGGCAACGGTCACGAGAACACTGGTTGACTTCTTTGTTGAGCACAGAGGGCAGCTAAAGGTCCAGTTGGCTTGGCCAGGAAATATCATGCAGTATGTGAACAG ATACTGGAAGAACAAGCACTTGTCGCCCAAGCGGCTGAGCACAGGTATTCTCATGTACACCCTTGCCTCTGCCATCTGCGAGGAGATCCACCTGTACGGGTTCTGGCCCTTCGGCTTCGACCCCAACACGCGGGAGGACCTCCCGTACCACTACTACGACAAGAAGGGAACCAAGTTCACGACCAAGTGGCAGGAGTCCCACCAGCTGCCTGCGGAGTTCCAGCTGCTCTACAGGATGCACGGTGAAGGACTGGCCAAACTCACCTTGTCGCATTGTGCCTGA